The following coding sequences lie in one Alloacidobacterium dinghuense genomic window:
- a CDS encoding dienelactone hydrolase family protein produces MKSSTTLPALKWFALLLGVIAASAHAQEWAKARLEASPRHHEYVPLKHGNRTVQAFVVYPEVKEKATVVILIHEIFGLSDWAKEMADELAGQGLIVVAPDLLSGFGRNGGGSSEFPNQDAAVKAVSGLDPDVVNADLDAAADYGKHIPAGNGKIAVIGFCWGGGKSFAFAAHHKDLSAAFVFYGPGPADVSTITAPVYGFYAGNDTRIGATIPATTAAMKAAGKTYEPVTYDGAGHGFMRAGEDPTNTVPANKTAREQAFTRLVTLLKGVKSASVATHSSDQRSAKMSTAGSSISCHDTATATM; encoded by the coding sequence ATGAAATCATCGACGACATTGCCTGCTCTCAAGTGGTTCGCCCTTTTGCTCGGGGTGATCGCAGCCTCCGCGCACGCGCAAGAGTGGGCGAAAGCCCGCCTGGAAGCTTCGCCGCGTCACCATGAATACGTGCCCTTAAAGCATGGCAACCGTACGGTGCAGGCATTTGTCGTTTATCCAGAAGTGAAAGAGAAAGCCACGGTGGTGATTCTCATTCACGAGATATTCGGTCTTAGCGACTGGGCGAAAGAAATGGCGGATGAGCTTGCCGGGCAAGGCCTCATTGTCGTTGCTCCCGATCTGCTTTCCGGCTTTGGCCGAAATGGTGGCGGATCGAGTGAATTTCCCAATCAGGACGCGGCGGTAAAAGCTGTCTCCGGCCTTGATCCCGATGTAGTCAATGCTGACCTCGATGCTGCGGCAGATTATGGGAAGCACATTCCGGCGGGCAACGGCAAGATTGCAGTCATCGGATTCTGCTGGGGCGGAGGAAAGTCCTTTGCATTCGCTGCCCATCACAAAGACCTCTCAGCGGCATTTGTCTTTTATGGCCCAGGCCCGGCGGATGTATCGACCATTACGGCACCCGTATATGGTTTTTATGCCGGCAACGATACGCGCATCGGCGCGACAATTCCCGCAACGACTGCGGCAATGAAGGCTGCGGGCAAAACATATGAGCCAGTCACCTATGATGGTGCGGGTCACGGCTTCATGCGTGCCGGTGAAGATCCGACGAACACGGTGCCCGCGAACAAGACGGCTCGCGAACAAGCGTTTACTCGCCTCGTGACTCTGCTCAAAGGGGTGAAGAGTGCCTCAGTGGCAACGCACAGCAGCGATCAGAGGAGTGCCAAAATGTCTACGGCGGGTTCGAGCATTTCGTGTCATGACACGGCCACCGCAACGATGTAA
- a CDS encoding DinB family protein has translation MEQSLDRTIALLSRTPAALDALLRDLPEEWTRGSEGGNTWSAFDVVGHLIDGERVDWMPRAKMVLQFGESRTFEPFDREQHLSQTAGKSLEQLLDEFARLRAENLEELRSLNLRQEDLERRGRHPTFGVVTLSQLLATWADHDLTHLHQISRILAHQYREAVGPWSRFLGVLQCQGHSSM, from the coding sequence ATGGAACAGAGTCTGGACCGCACGATAGCGCTGCTCAGTCGTACTCCCGCAGCCCTCGATGCACTGCTGCGCGACTTGCCTGAAGAGTGGACGCGAGGAAGCGAAGGCGGAAACACCTGGAGCGCGTTTGATGTTGTCGGTCATCTGATCGACGGTGAACGCGTTGACTGGATGCCACGAGCGAAGATGGTGCTGCAGTTTGGTGAGTCTCGAACGTTTGAGCCGTTTGATCGTGAGCAGCACCTGAGTCAGACCGCAGGAAAGTCCCTGGAGCAGCTATTGGATGAATTTGCTCGTCTACGTGCAGAGAATCTCGAAGAACTGCGCTCCTTGAACCTTAGGCAAGAAGATTTGGAGCGGCGCGGACGGCATCCTACCTTTGGGGTCGTTACTCTTTCGCAGCTGCTGGCCACCTGGGCAGATCATGACCTCACCCATCTGCATCAGATCTCAAGAATTCTGGCCCACCAATACCGCGAGGCGGTAGGTCCGTGGAGCAGGTTCCTGGGCGTGCTGCAGTGCCAAGGCCACAGCTCGATGTAA
- a CDS encoding TonB-dependent receptor: MKRISCLLLFLFGTCVAESFAQLDTASIEGRVADSSGASVVGAAVDVMNIETNYTYHVTSNKDGEWYASPVHIGTYRVTVTAGGFQKSVVDSVTLDVQQRQRVNVELKPGAVTSTVEVTGAASSLETDTVERSHLIDSQTMVTLPLNGRNPVQLAQLTVGVTTSEPGARDSNGYGFSANGSRSLQNNFLLDGIDNNSNLPDLLNEANYVFMPSVDALQEFRVETNSYSAEFGRATGAVVNATVKSGTNQFHGVVYEFLRNQNLDAKNFFDTVQPSYHQNQFGATLGGPILHNKLFFFVDYEGLRISQGQTNTALVPTAAQRIGDFSSQLDLTSPTGVLDCNGQPTYAGELFDTKQTQVSAASPTGYCGVPFAYAANGVTPSNVIPQSKLDSLGLTLAALYPAPNASGLGYNYLSNPKLIKDRNQGDVRVDQVFSSKDSAFYRFSMGRQPATIPSPFPGLADGGGFFTGIENNDAYSVAASETHIFSQSLVNEVRFGYNHLHTTRFQFNYGTDVSSQVGFPGVPYVSGTDNGGLPQLTFSDMSTLGSPTYLPSDESQDTYSVTDTVTLVRGNHSIKLGGSFRPEHFAILQPAASRGSMNFGTQFTDNPADEGTGGSGFATLLSGQPGGGTINNINNINYRRTVWAAFVQDNWRAMPKLTVELGLRYELFSGITEENNAQANFNAITGVLDIPTNSHVSLTPTLAQEIPVNHTASDSLIPTPNLNFGPRVGLAYQFSPRWVFRSAFGIFFNGDENGPYSNPSPGFNPPYFDTENYVAPCGLSSYNPNAGSCAIDGLSQLSNGFPSDALVDPNTPALFSESKLSTPYVDQWHASLQYELGDKTVVEAAYVGSKGTKLYTFANLNQAAPTADPSAPTAPRRPFPYVDSSIGWLQSNGFSNYNALQLRFQHRFASGLSALINYTYSHALGDSSNANLGAQNNDSFRWSKHPEWEYGNLDFDNRHRMVASAWWDLPVGRGKALASDANSFVNAVIGNWQLAGIVTLSSGTWYTVTDANANFANSDGQQRPDVVPGQRANGHPCVAGTFFNTCAFQDPAEGSFGNVGLNTLRGPGVENVDFSVLKTFPMGESRRVEFRGEFYNVFNHPNFLFAAPGPQNSNNATVLGTPSFGYTTAANDPRLIQFGLKFYF, encoded by the coding sequence ATGAAGCGCATATCTTGTCTTCTCCTGTTTTTATTCGGTACCTGCGTTGCAGAAAGTTTCGCCCAGCTCGACACCGCGTCGATTGAAGGACGGGTGGCGGACAGCTCCGGAGCGTCCGTTGTAGGGGCTGCTGTAGATGTAATGAACATCGAAACGAACTACACCTACCATGTGACATCGAATAAAGATGGCGAATGGTATGCCAGTCCTGTGCACATCGGGACCTATCGCGTTACGGTTACAGCGGGAGGATTCCAGAAGAGCGTAGTCGATTCGGTAACGCTCGACGTGCAGCAGCGGCAGCGCGTGAATGTCGAGCTCAAGCCGGGCGCGGTGACCTCGACGGTAGAAGTAACCGGAGCGGCATCGTCGCTTGAAACTGACACGGTTGAGCGCAGCCACCTGATCGACAGCCAGACGATGGTCACGCTGCCTTTGAATGGCCGCAATCCGGTACAACTGGCGCAGCTGACCGTAGGAGTAACGACCAGCGAGCCCGGGGCACGCGATTCTAATGGCTACGGCTTCAGTGCGAATGGTTCGCGTTCCCTGCAGAACAATTTCCTGTTGGATGGTATCGACAACAACTCCAATCTGCCCGATTTGCTGAACGAGGCGAACTATGTGTTTATGCCCTCGGTCGACGCGCTGCAGGAATTTCGCGTGGAAACCAATTCTTATTCCGCCGAGTTTGGCCGGGCTACCGGTGCGGTGGTCAACGCGACCGTTAAGAGTGGGACGAACCAGTTTCACGGCGTAGTCTATGAATTCCTGCGCAATCAAAATCTGGATGCAAAGAACTTCTTCGACACGGTGCAGCCGTCGTATCACCAGAACCAGTTCGGCGCGACGCTTGGTGGGCCGATTCTCCACAACAAGCTTTTTTTCTTTGTCGATTACGAGGGGCTTCGAATTTCGCAGGGGCAGACCAATACCGCTCTTGTACCAACTGCAGCGCAGCGGATTGGGGACTTCTCATCGCAACTGGATCTCACTTCTCCAACCGGCGTGCTTGATTGCAACGGTCAACCGACGTATGCGGGCGAGTTATTCGATACGAAGCAGACGCAAGTCAGTGCGGCGAGTCCAACCGGTTATTGTGGTGTGCCTTTTGCGTATGCGGCGAACGGAGTCACTCCGTCAAATGTGATTCCGCAATCGAAACTCGATTCGCTGGGGCTTACGCTGGCCGCGCTCTACCCGGCTCCAAATGCGAGCGGGCTGGGCTACAACTATCTCTCGAACCCCAAACTGATCAAGGACCGCAACCAGGGCGATGTGCGTGTGGACCAGGTGTTTTCAAGCAAGGACAGCGCATTCTATCGCTTCAGCATGGGACGTCAGCCGGCGACGATTCCATCACCTTTCCCGGGACTTGCCGATGGAGGAGGGTTCTTCACCGGCATTGAGAACAATGATGCGTACAGCGTGGCTGCCAGCGAGACGCACATCTTTTCCCAGTCACTGGTCAACGAGGTGCGGTTCGGGTACAACCACCTCCACACTACCCGATTCCAGTTCAACTACGGCACCGACGTTTCATCGCAGGTAGGTTTTCCCGGAGTGCCGTACGTTTCAGGCACAGACAATGGTGGTTTGCCGCAGTTGACGTTCAGCGACATGTCAACCCTTGGAAGCCCGACGTATCTGCCCTCGGACGAAAGTCAGGATACGTATTCGGTAACAGATACTGTGACGCTTGTGCGAGGCAATCACAGCATCAAGCTGGGCGGATCCTTCCGGCCAGAGCATTTTGCCATTCTGCAACCGGCCGCGTCGCGCGGCTCAATGAACTTCGGCACACAGTTCACGGATAATCCCGCGGATGAAGGAACGGGCGGCAGCGGGTTTGCAACATTGCTGAGCGGTCAGCCCGGCGGCGGGACCATCAACAACATCAACAACATTAATTATCGGCGTACGGTGTGGGCGGCATTCGTTCAAGATAACTGGCGGGCGATGCCCAAGCTGACGGTAGAACTTGGGTTGAGGTACGAGCTTTTCTCTGGAATCACGGAAGAGAATAACGCGCAGGCAAATTTCAATGCTATAACCGGCGTGCTGGATATTCCCACAAACAGCCACGTCTCGCTCACTCCCACACTGGCGCAGGAAATACCTGTCAATCACACGGCATCTGATTCGCTGATCCCTACCCCCAATTTGAACTTTGGACCCAGGGTCGGCCTGGCGTATCAGTTCAGTCCGCGCTGGGTCTTCCGGTCGGCATTCGGCATCTTCTTCAACGGGGACGAAAACGGGCCGTACAGCAATCCCAGCCCGGGGTTTAATCCACCGTACTTTGATACGGAGAACTACGTTGCTCCGTGCGGCCTGTCATCCTACAACCCGAATGCCGGAAGCTGCGCGATTGATGGCCTGAGCCAATTGTCGAACGGGTTTCCGAGCGATGCGCTGGTTGACCCGAACACACCCGCTTTGTTTTCCGAGAGCAAGCTGAGCACACCGTACGTAGATCAGTGGCATGCCAGTTTGCAATATGAGTTGGGAGACAAGACGGTTGTTGAGGCTGCCTATGTCGGATCGAAGGGAACCAAGCTCTATACGTTCGCTAACCTGAACCAGGCGGCGCCTACAGCAGATCCGTCAGCGCCGACAGCTCCGCGGCGGCCGTTCCCCTATGTCGATTCCTCCATCGGGTGGCTGCAGTCGAATGGCTTCTCGAATTACAACGCTTTGCAGCTTCGCTTCCAACACCGGTTCGCGAGCGGGCTTTCAGCGCTGATCAACTATACCTACAGCCACGCACTGGGCGATTCGTCGAATGCCAATCTCGGTGCGCAGAACAATGACAGCTTCCGCTGGAGCAAGCATCCGGAGTGGGAATACGGCAACCTCGACTTCGACAACCGGCACCGCATGGTTGCAAGCGCATGGTGGGATCTGCCGGTGGGTAGAGGGAAGGCGCTTGCATCCGACGCGAATTCCTTTGTCAACGCGGTGATTGGCAACTGGCAGCTTGCGGGAATCGTGACGCTGTCTTCGGGAACCTGGTACACGGTGACGGATGCCAATGCCAACTTTGCAAACTCCGACGGACAGCAGCGTCCGGATGTGGTGCCGGGACAAAGAGCGAATGGACATCCGTGCGTGGCGGGAACTTTCTTCAACACCTGCGCGTTTCAGGATCCGGCGGAAGGCTCATTCGGCAATGTGGGCCTGAACACACTGCGCGGTCCCGGGGTTGAGAACGTTGATTTCTCGGTGCTGAAAACTTTTCCCATGGGCGAGAGCCGCAGGGTGGAGTTTCGCGGCGAGTTCTATAACGTGTTCAACCACCCAAACTTTCTGTTTGCCGCTCCTGGGCCGCAGAACTCGAACAATGCGACGGTGCTGGGAACTCCGAGCTTCGGCTACACGACAGCGGCCAACGATCCGCGCCTGATCCAATTTGGGTTGAAGTTCTACTTCTAG
- a CDS encoding carbohydrate kinase family protein — translation MSNSQVAQADVSIVGELNADLILYGIPRDLPEEREILASGFTMTLGSSSAILAHNLSAMGTRVSFTSRIGPDALGEMCCRRLHEVGIDLSGVVRSTTGSSTGVTLILPLTDTRRILTYPGAMFEMGIEDVDIDRLASARHFHMSSIFLHRKLTPDIPEIFREMKRRGLSTSLDTNDDPENKWAGVLEEVLTITDLLFCNEEELIKIAGKDDVEAAMAQVAAKVPLLIVKRGSRGACAWRNGKRIDVDGIRVNAVDPVGAGDSFDAGFLHQWVRQAPLESCLAYGNLAGALSVTRSGGTEAFRDAAYREQFLAAHWRDKALIP, via the coding sequence ATGTCTAACTCACAAGTCGCGCAAGCCGACGTCAGTATCGTCGGCGAACTCAACGCGGATCTCATTTTGTACGGCATCCCGCGCGATTTGCCGGAGGAACGGGAAATCCTGGCTAGCGGCTTCACCATGACGCTGGGCAGTTCCTCGGCCATCCTTGCGCACAACCTCTCCGCAATGGGCACCCGCGTGAGTTTCACCTCGCGCATTGGCCCCGACGCGCTCGGCGAGATGTGCTGTCGGCGGCTCCACGAAGTTGGAATTGACTTGAGCGGCGTGGTGCGCTCCACCACCGGAAGTTCTACCGGCGTTACCCTGATTCTGCCCCTGACCGACACACGGCGCATCCTGACCTATCCCGGAGCAATGTTCGAGATGGGCATCGAAGACGTTGACATCGACCGCCTCGCATCCGCCCGGCACTTTCACATGTCGTCGATCTTCCTGCATCGCAAGCTCACTCCCGACATCCCGGAAATATTTCGCGAAATGAAGCGTCGCGGCTTGAGCACCTCGCTCGATACGAACGACGACCCGGAAAATAAATGGGCTGGAGTGCTTGAAGAGGTGCTCACGATCACCGACCTGCTCTTCTGCAATGAAGAGGAACTAATCAAAATCGCCGGGAAAGACGACGTAGAAGCCGCCATGGCACAAGTCGCCGCGAAAGTTCCGCTGCTCATCGTTAAGCGCGGATCGCGAGGCGCCTGCGCGTGGCGTAATGGCAAGCGCATCGATGTGGACGGCATCCGCGTCAACGCCGTCGATCCCGTGGGCGCAGGCGACTCCTTCGACGCCGGCTTTCTCCATCAGTGGGTGCGACAGGCTCCGCTCGAATCATGCCTTGCTTACGGCAATCTTGCCGGCGCATTGTCCGTCACGCGTTCCGGTGGAACCGAAGCCTTCCGCGACGCAGCCTATCGCGAACAGTTTCTCGCCGCTCACTGGCGCGATAAGGCTCTCATTCCCTGA
- a CDS encoding SIS domain-containing protein gives MPISNHASTELDRVIQTLYTFQEIMQQPDLWLNTVERVRAAVEQLNLTTRLANVRVLLTGAGTSAYAAASIAAAWPRAVAVPTTDLLVDAERYLADMDVVISLARSGNSPESAAVVKRVRAVRPEILQLAITCNEESTLSQSGLDGLIVLDPKTNDRSLVMTSSFSNLVLAGLALARSDEIASTVGAVSKRVAELLPSINISCERISADVRDRVVILASSPFRGWTCEAGLKLLEMTAGHFSVVTESFLGLRHGPMSFVKPQTLVLCLLSNDPVRRMYEVDLIRELRAKKIGRLVGITQATEENAAEAGDLFDNVLPAVAPHLPDDLRTSFEIVTPQLLGYHLSLSIGLNPDNPSPDGIINRVVQGVRIYPVTSDRG, from the coding sequence ATGCCGATTTCCAATCATGCGAGCACAGAGCTTGATCGCGTCATCCAAACGCTCTACACCTTCCAGGAGATCATGCAGCAGCCCGATTTGTGGCTTAATACGGTCGAGCGGGTTCGTGCTGCAGTTGAGCAGTTGAATCTTACAACGAGATTGGCGAACGTGCGGGTGCTGCTTACGGGGGCCGGCACCTCAGCCTATGCGGCGGCCTCGATCGCCGCGGCCTGGCCGCGGGCCGTAGCGGTTCCAACGACGGACTTGCTGGTGGACGCCGAGCGTTATCTCGCCGACATGGATGTGGTCATCTCTCTGGCACGTTCAGGAAACAGCCCGGAGAGCGCTGCCGTAGTCAAGCGAGTACGGGCGGTGCGTCCGGAGATTCTTCAGTTAGCGATCACGTGCAACGAAGAAAGTACTCTGTCGCAATCGGGATTGGACGGCTTGATTGTTCTTGATCCGAAGACAAATGATCGCAGCCTCGTGATGACCAGCTCCTTTTCAAATTTGGTGCTGGCTGGGCTCGCTCTTGCGCGATCTGACGAGATTGCGTCCACTGTCGGTGCCGTGAGCAAGAGGGTGGCTGAGCTGCTGCCATCGATCAATATAAGTTGCGAGCGCATTTCGGCGGATGTTCGTGATCGCGTCGTAATACTTGCCTCGTCGCCCTTTCGTGGCTGGACCTGCGAGGCCGGGCTTAAATTGCTCGAAATGACCGCGGGACACTTTTCCGTCGTAACGGAGAGTTTTCTCGGGTTGCGCCACGGTCCGATGTCTTTTGTTAAGCCGCAGACGCTCGTCCTGTGCCTGCTATCCAACGATCCGGTGCGTCGGATGTACGAAGTGGACCTGATTCGCGAGTTACGCGCCAAGAAGATTGGCAGGCTGGTAGGCATCACACAGGCTACAGAAGAGAACGCGGCAGAAGCGGGAGATCTATTCGACAACGTGCTGCCAGCGGTCGCTCCGCATCTGCCGGATGACTTGCGCACTTCCTTTGAGATCGTCACGCCACAGCTTCTCGGATACCATTTAAGCCTCAGTATTGGTTTGAATCCTGATAATCCAAGCCCAGACGGTATCATCAACCGTGTAGTTCAGGGGGTCAGAATTTATCCTGTGACCTCCGACAGAGGCTGA
- a CDS encoding APC family permease, producing MAQQKQTVSASAEGGTASLHRTLGLWNLIIIGLVIIQPTAPMGIYGVISNKANGHVVTSILIAMVAMLLTAISYGRMARVYPSAGSAYTYVGQEIHSAFGYVVGWGMVMDYLLNPLICTAFCAKAAMNILPGLSYYVWIVIFAAFFTWVNLRGVKTSARMNEALCAGMVIVVAIFLVSVVRTVWHMQHDPGFFTRPFYDPQSFHPSSIFAGTSVAVLTYIGFDAVSTLSEEAENPRRNILLATVLVCLITGLLSGVEVYAAQLIWGSKPFPSNQVESSFALIARQAGGALLFQIINFTLLVANMGSGMGSQLAAGRLLYGMGRGNALPKSFFGAIEPKRRIPRNNIVAVGLFAFAGAGILEFFSSRLGGGAYEIGAEALNFGAFIAFMGVNAAAFVHYWLHGRNRNLSHLFVPVLGFVICGFIWVHLSRPALVLGALWMVAGITYGAIRTRGFRSELVTFEVPPEEA from the coding sequence TTGGCGCAACAGAAACAGACAGTTTCCGCATCAGCGGAAGGCGGAACAGCGAGCCTTCACCGGACGCTCGGCCTGTGGAATCTGATCATCATTGGATTGGTGATCATCCAGCCTACGGCGCCGATGGGAATCTATGGCGTCATCAGCAACAAGGCCAATGGCCACGTTGTTACTTCGATTCTCATCGCGATGGTCGCAATGCTGCTCACAGCCATCAGTTACGGCCGTATGGCGCGCGTTTATCCCAGCGCAGGCTCAGCCTATACGTATGTGGGGCAGGAGATCCACTCGGCTTTTGGCTATGTCGTCGGCTGGGGCATGGTGATGGATTACCTGCTGAATCCACTGATCTGCACAGCATTTTGCGCAAAGGCGGCGATGAATATTCTTCCCGGACTGTCCTACTACGTCTGGATCGTTATCTTCGCGGCCTTCTTCACATGGGTGAATCTGCGTGGTGTGAAGACCTCGGCACGCATGAACGAAGCGCTCTGCGCGGGCATGGTGATCGTGGTTGCAATCTTTCTGGTTTCTGTTGTCCGAACAGTTTGGCACATGCAACACGATCCCGGATTTTTCACGCGGCCCTTTTATGATCCGCAAAGCTTTCACCCTTCCAGCATCTTCGCTGGGACGTCTGTCGCAGTGCTTACCTATATCGGGTTCGATGCGGTATCGACGCTCTCGGAGGAAGCGGAGAATCCGCGACGCAATATTCTGCTTGCGACCGTCCTGGTCTGCCTGATTACGGGTCTGTTATCAGGCGTCGAAGTGTATGCGGCCCAGTTGATTTGGGGATCGAAGCCTTTTCCAAGCAATCAGGTGGAATCATCATTTGCTCTCATCGCTCGGCAAGCAGGAGGTGCGCTACTCTTTCAGATCATCAATTTCACACTGCTGGTGGCGAATATGGGGTCCGGCATGGGATCGCAGCTCGCCGCTGGACGCCTGCTCTACGGTATGGGACGCGGCAACGCTTTGCCGAAATCATTTTTCGGAGCCATTGAGCCGAAGCGACGTATTCCGCGCAACAACATCGTGGCGGTCGGGCTGTTTGCTTTCGCCGGGGCGGGGATTCTTGAATTCTTCTCCAGTCGTCTCGGAGGAGGCGCCTATGAAATCGGTGCGGAGGCGCTGAACTTTGGCGCTTTCATCGCATTTATGGGAGTGAATGCAGCGGCATTTGTCCACTACTGGCTGCATGGCAGGAACCGCAACCTGAGCCATCTGTTCGTGCCTGTGCTCGGCTTTGTGATCTGCGGCTTTATCTGGGTTCATCTCAGCAGGCCCGCGCTAGTTCTCGGGGCGCTGTGGATGGTTGCAGGAATTACCTACGGAGCGATTCGCACACGCGGGTTCCGCTCTGAGCTCGTCACCTTCGAAGTGCCCCCAGAAGAGGCCTGA
- a CDS encoding DeoR/GlpR family DNA-binding transcription regulator produces MVKAHANVPVKNANRNGAIEEQVADGMMAEERRSQILQIVRSEGRVRVNDLVNKFNTSAVTIRNDLNELHQRGVVLRSHGGAVLPDRILRESPVTERLKAHAEEKRRIGAMAATLINDGETIILDSGTTTLEIARQLKNKQALQVITNGVNIAAELLDARGVTTFIVGGTVRGESASIIGRSTEDMLEQFSADKLFLSGAGCDPDFGVSGANLEETTVNRAMLRIAREIILVADASKFTMRSMSRIAAFSEIDTVVSDTGLRDEIQAKVRSLGCTLILA; encoded by the coding sequence ATGGTCAAGGCCCACGCTAACGTGCCAGTTAAGAATGCAAACCGCAACGGAGCCATCGAAGAGCAGGTTGCGGATGGAATGATGGCCGAAGAGCGGCGCTCGCAAATTCTGCAGATTGTTCGCAGTGAAGGCCGGGTACGGGTCAATGACCTGGTGAACAAGTTCAACACCTCGGCGGTCACCATTCGCAACGACCTCAATGAACTGCATCAGCGCGGCGTAGTGCTTCGCTCCCACGGTGGCGCGGTGCTCCCCGACCGCATCCTGCGCGAGTCTCCCGTCACCGAGCGGCTAAAGGCCCACGCCGAGGAGAAGCGGCGCATTGGCGCAATGGCGGCCACGCTCATCAACGACGGCGAGACCATCATTCTTGACTCGGGTACCACGACACTTGAAATAGCTCGCCAGCTCAAGAACAAGCAGGCGCTTCAGGTCATAACCAACGGAGTGAACATCGCAGCCGAGTTGCTCGACGCACGCGGTGTAACTACCTTCATCGTCGGCGGCACCGTGCGCGGTGAGTCGGCATCGATTATTGGCCGATCCACTGAAGACATGCTCGAACAATTCTCTGCTGACAAGCTGTTTCTGAGCGGCGCGGGATGCGATCCGGACTTTGGCGTCAGCGGTGCAAATCTCGAAGAGACAACCGTCAACCGGGCGATGCTGCGAATTGCGCGCGAAATCATTCTGGTGGCAGACGCCAGCAAGTTCACCATGCGCAGCATGTCGCGTATTGCCGCTTTTTCCGAGATCGATACCGTCGTGAGCGACACCGGCCTGCGCGATGAAATCCAGGCCAAGGTGCGGTCGCTAGGCTGTACCTTAATCTTGGCGTAG
- a CDS encoding radical SAM protein produces the protein MSSQLVHVGLAEIKPTLLASDRLQKLPILILNVHERCNCRCLMCDIWKRSNAGELTTEELTRHRESIINLGVRQVVLTGGEPLLHSHLEALCSFLRECGVTITLLSTGLLLKKRAELVATLTDEVIVSLDGPEEIHDRVRRVRGGFQLIRDGILALRQLNPSLPIRGRSTVQRANYSSLRQTVQAARSLGLDSISFLAADVTSQAFNRELVWPGERQNEIALSATEILVLEREIDLLISEHGNDFNSRFIVESPEKLRRIARHFRAHLGQVSSEAPKCNAPWVSAVVEVDGSVRPCFFHPKTGSLEASTLEEALNNEEARAFRSTLNVQENSTCKRCVCSLHYTQAS, from the coding sequence ATGTCGTCCCAGTTAGTTCACGTCGGGTTGGCTGAAATCAAGCCGACACTGCTCGCATCGGATCGCCTACAGAAATTGCCGATCTTGATCTTGAATGTGCATGAGCGGTGCAACTGCCGCTGCTTGATGTGCGACATTTGGAAGCGCAGCAACGCTGGAGAACTCACCACAGAAGAGCTCACGCGCCACCGAGAATCAATCATCAACTTGGGCGTACGACAGGTTGTGTTAACCGGTGGCGAGCCGCTGTTGCACAGTCACCTTGAAGCGCTCTGCTCTTTTCTGCGGGAATGCGGAGTCACGATCACTCTTCTTTCGACTGGACTGCTCTTAAAGAAACGTGCAGAGTTAGTGGCGACGTTGACGGATGAAGTCATCGTCTCACTCGATGGACCCGAAGAGATACATGATCGCGTGCGTCGCGTGCGCGGCGGCTTTCAGCTCATACGCGACGGTATTCTTGCCCTCCGACAGTTGAACCCCAGCCTGCCAATCCGTGGGCGCAGCACAGTGCAAAGAGCCAACTACTCATCTCTCAGACAAACGGTACAGGCTGCGCGATCACTAGGGCTTGACTCGATTTCATTTCTTGCCGCAGATGTCACCTCGCAAGCATTCAATCGCGAACTAGTGTGGCCTGGAGAACGCCAGAATGAGATCGCGTTATCAGCAACTGAGATTCTGGTGCTGGAGAGAGAGATTGATCTATTGATCAGCGAGCACGGCAATGACTTTAACAGCAGATTCATTGTTGAATCCCCAGAAAAACTTCGCCGGATTGCGCGCCACTTCCGCGCTCATCTGGGGCAAGTTTCCTCGGAAGCGCCAAAGTGCAATGCGCCCTGGGTTTCTGCTGTGGTTGAGGTCGATGGATCAGTGCGGCCTTGCTTCTTTCACCCAAAGACAGGCAGCCTCGAAGCTTCAACACTCGAAGAAGCGCTCAACAACGAGGAAGCGCGAGCCTTCCGAAGCACACTGAATGTCCAGGAAAACTCCACATGCAAGCGTTGCGTGTGCTCGCTTCACTATACGCAGGCGAGTTGA